A region of Salvelinus alpinus chromosome 6, SLU_Salpinus.1, whole genome shotgun sequence DNA encodes the following proteins:
- the LOC139577512 gene encoding tripartite motif-containing protein 16-like: protein MAQQGVLLDQDQFCCSVCLDLLKEPVTSPCGHSYCRSCIEGCWDQDVLKGVYSCPQCRQTFTPRPNLRKNNMLAEMVEKLRKTGLQAAPPPALCYAGPGDVACDFCTGTRKQKALMSCLVCLASYCESHLKPHYESPAFKKHKLVKATAQLQEKICSHHDKLLEVYCRTDQQCICYQCVMDEHKGHDTVSAAAERTEKQRQLGMSQQKVQQRFQEREKELKELQQAVESFKRSAQSAVEDSDQIFTELIRSIERRSSEVKELIRAQEKAQVSQAEGLLEQLKQEIAELRKRSTELEQLSHTEDHIHFLQSYQSLSSISVSSDLPSIVVRPLQYFGDVSKTVSELREKLEDVLKGEWTKISTTVNIVDVVLPPEPKTREQLLQYSCQLTLDPNTANTRLSLSEGNRKVTTTYQDQPYPGHPDRFTNQCQVLCREGLSGRSYWEVERSGWCVYTAVSYKDISRTEADNAFGLNNKSWSLQHSSDGYCFRHNNVVTKVSGPQSSRVGVYLDHKAGTMSFYSVSDTMTLLHRVQTTFTQPLYPGFHLCGTAELVKL, encoded by the exons ATGGCTCAGCAGGGAGTTTTGCTGGACCAGGACCAgttctgttgttctgtctgtctggatctaCTGAAGGAACCAGTCACCAGCCCCTGTGGACACAGTTACTGTAGAAGCTGTATTGAGGGCTGCTGGGATCAGGATGTTCTGAAAGGGGTCTATAGCTGTCCTCAGTGCAGACAGACCTTCACTCCAAGGCCTAATCTGAGGAAAAATAACATGTTGGCTGAGATGGTGGAGAAACTGAGGAAGACAGGACTCCAGGCTGCTCCCCCTCCTGCTCTGTGCTATGCTGGACCTGGAGATGTGGCGTGTGATTTCTGCACTGGGACCAGAAAGCAGAAAGCCCTCATGTCCTGTCTGGTGTGTCTGGCCTCTTACTGTGAGAGTCACCTCAAACCTCACTATGAATCTCCTGCTTTCAAGAAGCACAAGCTGGTCAAAGCCACCGCACAACTACAGGAGAAGATCTGCTCTCATCATGACAAACTGCTGGAGGTTTACTGTCGTACCGATCAGCAGTGTATCTGTTATCAGTGTGTGATGGATGAACATAAAGGCCATGATACAGTgtcagctgcagcagagaggactgagaaacag AGGCAGCTGGGGATGAGTCAGCAGAAGGTCCAGCAGAGattccaggagagagagaaggagctgaaGGAGCTCCAACAGGCTGTGGAGTCTTTCAAG CGCTCTGCACAGTCAGCAGTGGAGGACAGTGATCAGATCTTTACTGAGCTGATCCGCTCCATTGAGAGAAGGAGCTCTGAGGTGAAGGAGCTGATCAGAGCCCAAGAGAAGGCTCAAGTGAGTCAAGCTGAAGGACTCCTGGAGCAACTGAAGCAGGAGATAGCTGAGCTGAGGAAGAGAAGCACTGAGCTggagcagctctcacacacagaggatcaCATCCATTTTCTCCAG agTTATCAGTCTCTCTCGAGTATCAGTGTATCTTCAGACTTACCCAGCATCGTTGTCCGTCCTCTTCAGTACTTTGGAGATGTGAGTAAGACTGTgtctgaactgagagagaaactaGAAGACGTCCTTAAAGGAGAATGGACCAAGATCTCCACTACAG tgaATATAGTGGATGTTGTACTGCCTCCAGAGCCCAAGACCAGAGAACAGTTGTTACAAT attcctgtcagctcacactggacccaaacacagcaaacacacgcctctctctgtctgaagggAACAGAAAGGTGACCACTACATACCAAGACCAACCATATCCTGGTCATCCAGACAGATTCACCAACCAGTGTCAGGTTttgtgtagagagggtctgtctggacgcagttactgggaggtggagaggagtggGTGGTGTGTTTATACAGCAGTCTCATATAAAGACATCAGCAGAACAGAGGCAGATAATGCATTTGGACTCAATAACAAGTCCTGGAGTTTACAGCACTCTAGTGATGGTTATTGTTTCAGACACAATAATGTTGTGACTAAAGTATCAGGCCCTCAGTCCTCCAGAGTAGGAGTGTACCTGGATCACAAGGCAGGTACTATGTCCTTCTACAGTGTCTCTGACACAATGACCCTCCTCCACAGAGTCCAGACCACATTCACTCAGCCCCTCTATCCTGGGTTTCATCTCTGTGGTactgctgagctggttaaactgtag